The Deltaproteobacteria bacterium genome contains the following window.
CCAACGCTTTTGCCGCCGGCAAGTACAAGGATTATCCGGTGCCCAAATCGTGCATGGACCAGGTGCGCAAGGAGGGCAGCGAACTATTCATCTACGACTGGGCCGAGTGGTGGCCCGACGAGCTCTTCGAAAACTTTACCAAGGAATTCGGCGTCAAGGTCATCCGCGACCACTACGCCGACACCGAAGAGATGGTCACCAAACTTAAACTCAATCCCAATGCCCCGTATGATCTCGTTCTGGGGGCCGGTCCGTCCGACGCCGTGCGGCTGCACGAGATGGGCCTGCTCAAGGGACTGACCCATGCGTGGCTCCCCAACATGAGCGCCTACCTGAAAGACGAATACAAGACGTTGTCTTTTGACCCGGGCAATAAATTCCAGTTTGCGGACTCCATTTTCTACACCACCTACACTTACAATTCCAAATACGTCGATCCAAACGATCCGCTGTTGGGCTCTTGGGGACTCCTGTTCAAGGGTGAAAAATACAAGGGCAAAATCACCATGATCGACAATGCCCAGGAATCCATCGGGGCGGCTTTGAAATATTTGGGTTACTCCTGGAACAGCGATGTCGAAAGCGAGCTCATGGAAGCCAAAGCGCTTTTAATGGCACAA
Protein-coding sequences here:
- a CDS encoding spermidine/putrescine ABC transporter substrate-binding protein; amino-acid sequence: MKRVTIIKGSLILLLSLVFMLGILSNAFAAGKYKDYPVPKSCMDQVRKEGSELFIYDWAEWWPDELFENFTKEFGVKVIRDHYADTEEMVTKLKLNPNAPYDLVLGAGPSDAVRLHEMGLLKGLTHAWLPNMSAYLKDEYKTLSFDPGNKFQFADSIFYTTYTYNSKYVDPNDPLLGSWGLLFKGEKYKGKITMIDNAQESIGAALKYLGYSWNSDVESELMEAKALLMAQKPLLAAYDSWPSRLLKDEDVWISHLWIGDSWWLARDKPEIKGVMPKEGTYYAGNTGFIPRGSKHTAAAHLFINYIFRTEVNVLLVGTIGYPPVHKHTMEFMSDEMKAWPGFIIDKAYQRKCDTFDRRLVEGKGKELRDKIWEDIKK